Proteins co-encoded in one Capsicum annuum cultivar UCD-10X-F1 chromosome 9, UCD10Xv1.1, whole genome shotgun sequence genomic window:
- the LOC107841643 gene encoding short-chain dehydrogenase TIC 32 B, chloroplastic-like yields the protein MLRMITVRPGPSGFVSASTADGSNLTAIVTGGASGIGLETARVLAMNVIIAAGNMEAANEAKQYILKDNKDARIDIEKLDLSKIRSVEAFADSFKALNLPFSILINNAGVMFCPFQLSEDGIEMQFTTNHIGHFYLTNLLIDKMKETAKSTGIQGRIVNVPSLVYQVTYKGGIQLDKINDKNSHRDERAYGQSKLTNFLHSNELSRRLQLQRLDKLYAVPEKLNLERNAIHTYENCYRNVLFELSFTTSA from the exons ATGTTGAGGATGATAACAGTTAGACCAGGTCCAAGTGGATTTGTATCAGCTTCAACTGCTGATGGCTCCAATCTTACTGCTATTGTTACAG GCG GTGCAAGCGGCATTGGTTTGGAGACGGCAAGAGTTTTAGCAATGAATGTCATTATTGCAGCAGGAAATATGGAGGCAGCGAATGAGGCAAAACAGTATATTCTCAAGGACAATAAAGATGCTCGCATCGATATTGAGAAACTTGACCTGAGCAAAATTAGATCTGTCGAGGCATTTGCTGATAGTTTCAAAGCACTTAACCTTCCCTTCAGCATCCTAAT AAACAATGCAGGTGTCATGTTCTGTCCATTTCAGCTTTCAGAAGATGGCATAGAGATGCAATTCACGACAAATCATATTG GTCACTTCTATTTGACTAACCTtctaatagacaaaatgaaagaAACAGCAAAATCTACAGGTATTCAGGGTAGGATTGTGAACGTGCCATCATTAGTTTACCAGGTCACTTATAAAGGAGGAATACAGTTGGATAAAATTAATGACAAGAACAG TCATCGTGATGAACGAGCATATGGTCAATCCAAATTGACCAACTTCTTACATTCCAATGAGCTTTCTCGCCGATTACAG CTTCAAAGACTTGATAAGTTGTATGCAGTTCCTGAGAAACTAAACCTGGAAAGAAATGCCATTCATACTTATGAAAACTGTTACAGAAATGTACTGTTTGAGTTGAGCTTTACTACTAGTGCATAA
- the LOC107842958 gene encoding DNA-directed RNA polymerases II and V subunit 6B, whose translation MADDDYEMDGGYMDEPMDPEPEEGAEIEEDNANNDDIPDPLLGEGAEKTEQEPVERPRKTSKFMTKYERARILGTRALQISMNAPVMVELEGETDPLEIAMKELRERKIPFTIRRYLPDGSYEDWGVDELIVEDSWKRQVGGT comes from the exons ATACATGGACGAGCCAATGGATCCTGAGCCTGAG GAAGGAGCAGAGATTGAAGAAGATAATGCCAACAATGACGACATTCCAGACCCCCTGTTGGGTGAAGGTGCGGAAAAAACAGAGCAAGAGCCTGTGGAACGACCTAGGAAGACATCAAAGTTTATGACGAAATATGAGCGTGCAAGAATCCTGGGCACCCGTGCTCTCCAGATCAG CATGAATGCTCCTGTGATGGTTGAGTTGGAGGGGGAAACCGACCCACTTGAG ATTGCAATGAAAGAGCTTCGGGAGAGGAAGATACCATTCACAATTCGTCGCTACTTGCCTGATGGAAG TTACGAAGATTGGGGAGTTGATGAATTGATTGTTGAGGATTCATGGAAGAGACAAGTCGGAGGAACTTGA